The window GAATTGTTTGTTTTAAAATCCCCAATATGTAAAAAATGTGGGAACATGGTGTGCCTGCGCATTCCAGCTTACGGCAAGAACAACTCACCCTGTGCAAAAGACCTCCTTGCTCTTCAATGCGCACTCCAAACTTTTTATCCATTCTTTCCTGCTTGGACACAACATAAGTGGAATCTTCTGATCCATCTAGTATCTCTCTAGTCTGACATTTGCTGACAGCATCTATGCTCCATAAGACCATCTTAAAGACCCTAGGTGTGAAAACTGTTGCGGCGTGTTTCTAAAGCGGCGAAGCATTTTCCTCTGTAAATGGAACGGACTGCAAGGCTTCGACGTCATGGATAGCTTCGTTAATCCGTCGCGACGCAAGGCAACGCTCATAGTGCTCTAGCATTTCAAACAACGACATCTTACCCTCAAGATGCGTATGTAGCACAGAGTTCAAGCTCTCACTCCTTTGATTGCTGCTCAATCCTAGGAAACAACGCCCCTCAAGATATGGAGCACACCACAACTTTCTCATCTGATACATCTGATGCAGCCAAGACTCCTCACTGGTTACTTTATTCCGTTGTAAGAATTGTATCCATTTTATCTCATGCTCTTCAATGGAAGAAGTATCATAAATGAAAGATCTGAATTCCTCCTTTACATCGTCATCATGCAGATGGCGTACAATGTTCTGCTGAATGTGCCATATACATAGTCTATGGTTTGAGTCTGGCCAGACCACCCTTATTGGTCTCTGCATTGCAAGGTCCCCATCTGTGATCACAGATATCGGATGCTTCTGTGCCATGCAATCAGAAAAGGTCCGCAACATCCACTCGTATGCCTGGCTTGTTTCAtgagaaattataccacaaccaaatatAACAGTGCTACGGTGGTGATTCAACCCGACAAAAGGCACGAATGGCAGATTGTATTTGTTGGTTCTGTATGTGCTATCAAAAACAATGACGTCTCCGAAAGCCTCGTAGTCAAGTCGCGATTAACTATCAGCCCAAAACAGTCCCTTCAGATGGCCATGCTCGTCTACCAAGTACTTGAAGAAAAAATACACATCTCGCTCTCGCCTCGCCATCATGTGCATGATCACCGTTTTAGCATCACCGGCACTGATTGTCTCCTGCTTATTAGCATGGCAGAAATTGTAAAGGTCCCTCTTTATGCATCCAACCTTATCAAATCCACCGTATTGAAAGCACAAAATATTCATAATACGGTATTTACGGATCCCACATTTTTTCATGTCCGCAATGTCCGCTTTTTGCTCATCGCTAATTCGTCTGTGCGAACGCAGCAGACAAGAAAGATCCCGTGGGGCTAGAGGATGGCTGTGCTCATCGATGAAATCCTTAACAAACCACCGACCGGTTTCCTCCTGTCTCGTAATGACCAATTTAGCATTACCCCCAACACGAGTTAAACTTCGTGGCCTTCTCTTTCTATCTTCCATCTTTCTTTTCATGTGCTTATCTTCGCGAAACCCTTGACGACTACACACAATTTTCCTTAAAATTATGTATTTGTTGGATCCATCCCACTCAACGTAGCTTTTCCTCACACTAAAACATTTTTCAAGAGCATATTTCTTGTAGAATTCATAGCCTTCagcctcactatcaaacatcttgctgacaacatttacatactcgaacatactctcatcacttgcatacgccatgtcttcctgcatatgacatgtgagggaaaccaatcatcaacatctttctgtttatcaatgttgcaggtgtaaaatagctcataggcaaagacaagtgcatggaaaagactttgctggtttgacatgtgagggaaaccaatcatcaaTGTCCAACTAGTTTCTCATCTTCCTTTAAACTATATTTCATGCCTATGCAAACCTAAAGTGATGATGACTTTAATAAACTAAATTAAGTGAACTATGGAACCAGTATCTCATCTTCCTTTAGTATATCTCATCTCAAACGTCAACATCTTACTTAAACAAACATGATGCGATTAGCTCAAGAGAAACTATGCCACGATGAAGCTTTCCATTCGTTGTTCTAGTCAGTACCCGGATCTTGTGGGGTTGAGGTTGTACTGCATGCACGGTGGAGGGGCGCAACGGCCAAGAGAACGAGCAGAACGCCAAGCCGAATTCATACCTTAAGGATGGTACGCGCGAAGAGATGGGATCGCCCGCCACGGTCGCCGCCGATTCAGCCGGTGCAGatccggccttcttcttcttcggtgacgGCGTGGGGGGCTGGGGTTGGTTGGGTGGAGGACGAGGACGATGAATTTATTCCTCTCGCCGGGCAGGTCGAGGACGGAGAAGGTCAggagcggcgagcggcgacgaATAGATCGGAGGAGGATTCTGAACTGGATCGAGTAGACATGGATCTGGTCCTCAGGTGATCGGTTCAAGAAAAGATATTTCCCCCTGGACCATTATGCCCTTATCGCAATTAACATATTAAATTTAATCAATTAAAATTCCCCGCAAGATCTGACGGCTAATAAAAATCAGACGTGATCAGACATGTAAGTACTGCTAAGTACTCCGAGTACTAACCCAATCACCGTAAAACAGCTCAATCAAATAAGTTACAGGCAGTTTCTATCAAATGCTAACACTGGTACCAAGAATAAGTTCTTGAAAAGTATTACTACTGTAGTAAAAATAACCAGAAGTTGTGTCCCTCCCTTAGTTCCTTTGCATGACTCCGGTAATTATCAAAACAGAACCATTTGAAAACCTACATGCTCACGAATGCACGTGTCTGGTCTAGTATGGCATGCTCCTCTATGATGGTATCATTTATTATGGATAAATGACCACAACTTCTTGCAGCAATCTGGACCCGACATATGAGAGGCATTCATGACAGGTTTGAACAACGTCCAATACCGCTGGCATTGTTGTAAAAAAATCCAtggatttaaaaaaaatgttcacgattttggGAACCTCAGCTTGCCAGCCGGATTTCTAAAGTAAAATCCATCAATTCCGAACAAAATTCATCATATgtgaaaaaaaattcatcaattttgaaaaaagttcacgtgtTTTTAAAGCTAAGGTGCTCCAACTCTTAGCTCATTGATCCCAACTCTGAAGCTTAGGTGCTCCAAAATCAAGAATCACTACAAACAAACACACATAGATCATCAATTTACTGTGACACAAAGTTTCAGATATAAATTTGATTCATATCTCCGGAAACAAATAACACAATTCTTTTAGATTCTCTACAGGCTCGCAGGTTCGTCATGTCATCGTTCACCGGTGTATCCGTCATCAAAGGTCAAGAGGGGAGCTTTTGCAAGACGTCCACCGTCGACGCCAGCACGAACAGCGGGTACCACCTGCTTATGGTCAATGGCTACTCACGTACCAAAGAACAAGTGCCCATCGGTGAGAGCATCAACTCCGGTACTTCCGAGACAGGAGGCCATGTTTGGTACCTCGAGTACTACCCAACGGCCAACGCTCGGCTTGCGTCGATTTCATTTTTCTCTATGTTTCCCTTTTTCCAGGAAGACGATGACGCGTTTGGTAACTTTGCACAAATAATCTGGTGTGCTAGTTAGATATTTCGTttacttttttttgaaaaggagataTTTCGTTTACTAAAATCTTAATTAATACAAGTCCAATTCAAAAATTTATATATTAATTAAAGTTAGAGTTGAATTAGCATGCGCAGTTTGGCAGCTTGCCGTAACCCAAGGTGAGTCCGATTAGGATTTGTGTGTTAGAGATGGACTTGGAGTAGAATAGAGAGCAGATCATCTGGCAAATCATGGTGGAACTGATCGTAGTACGGTTTGTTGGCTTCGCAGAGGCCATCCATGTATAGCTGAACTTTTGTCGGCTGATTGTAACTCTACACTTTTGGAATAAAACTCCCATTtcactcgcaaaaaaaaaagagatggACTTGGAGTAGGACGTGTGTTAGAGATGGTCTGAGTCCGATTAGGGCTTTCTATGTTGCTTGTCGGACGAGCTGTACTACGTAGGGTTAGAGATAGATAGATCGTGTACGAGTAGGACCAGGTTCAAATTAGTTGGTGTCCGTGTAGGACATGATTCGGCCATGTGTTTATATACAATACTCCATAGCCACACGTAGAAACAAACGTGAGATTTTTTGAGAGATAAAACAAAATTCAAGAACGACCAGCCGGCGGTGCCAGCTCTATGTTTCTGACGACGCGCAACGTTGGCGCACAGCGAAGAGAGTAGCGGTGTCTCCGCATGGACAACGATAGGCTCGTCATGTCATCGTTCACCGGCGTATCCATCGTTGAAGACCATGAGGGGTGCTCTTGCAACACGTCGGCGGTCGACCCTGGCACGGACATTGGCTACCATCTGTTCATGGTCAAGGGCTACTCGCGCACCAAAGAGTTGTTGTCCATAGGCGAGAGCATCAACACTGGTCCTTTCATAGTAGGAGGTCATGACTGGTTAATCGAGTACTACCCTAACGGCGCATATCCGAGCTGCGCCAACTTCATCTCTCTCTATGTATCCCTTTTCCACGACGATGAAAAACTGGATGCCAGGGTCAGTTTTAGTCTCGTCGACCAGGTTGAGAGGCAGACACCAATGTACATTCATGCAACTAATAGAGCTTGCAGGTTCGACAATGATGTTTCTTGGGGCACCAACAAGTTTTTGACAAGAGAGGCCCTTGAACGATCGGCACATCTAAAGGGTGATTCTTTCACCATCCGGTGTGACATAATGGTACGCAAGGATCACAATACTGAAGATGCCGGTGGCCACGGCACCAAGGTGCTCCTCTCAGACATAGACCAGCATTTTAACATTCTCCTTCAAACCAAGGTGGGTGCTGATGTGACATTTGAGGTTAGTGGTGAGATGTTCACTACACATCGTTGTGTGCTTGCAGCCCGGTCCAAAGTCTTCATGACACAACTCTTTGGTCCCATGAAGGAGGACATTACCACTTCCGGTGTCATACATGTCAAAGATATGAGAGCAAGCGTGTTCATGGCATTGCTTAGATTCATCTACACGGACTCATGCCCTGAGATAGAGAAGGACTACATGGAGGAGGAAGAAATGTCACAAGTtcttgaagaagaacaagaagatggTACAGTAGAGGATGATGAAAACTGGCTACAATGGCTTCAAGACTTGTTTGTGGCGGCAGACATGTACGATGTCGAACAACTCAAGCGCATATGTGAAATGCGATTGTCTGATAACTTAATTTTGAGCTCGGTGATGTCTACCCTTGCTCTAGCCGAGCAGCACCACTGCCAGGGATTGAAGGAGGCATGCTTGAAGTTTA is drawn from Triticum dicoccoides isolate Atlit2015 ecotype Zavitan chromosome 6B, WEW_v2.0, whole genome shotgun sequence and contains these coding sequences:
- the LOC119323294 gene encoding BTB/POZ and MATH domain-containing protein 2-like; translation: MSSFTGVSIVEDHEGCSCNTSAVDPGTDIGYHLFMVKGYSRTKELLSIGESINTGPFIVGGHDWLIEYYPNGAYPSCANFISLYVSLFHDDEKLDARVSFSLVDQVERQTPMYIHATNRACRFDNDVSWGTNKFLTREALERSAHLKGDSFTIRCDIMVRKDHNTEDAGGHGTKVLLSDIDQHFNILLQTKVGADVTFEVSGEMFTTHRCVLAARSKVFMTQLFGPMKEDITTSGVIHVKDMRASVFMALLRFIYTDSCPEIEKDYMEEEEMSQVLEEEQEDGTVEDDENWLQWLQDLFVAADMYDVEQLKRICEMRLSDNLILSSVMSTLALAEQHHCQGLKEACLKFIQVQPPWCLQTVTMSDGWDHVVSTYPSVIKEIFFKLASNQRK